One Bombus fervidus isolate BK054 chromosome 2, iyBomFerv1, whole genome shotgun sequence DNA segment encodes these proteins:
- the LOC139998089 gene encoding uncharacterized protein isoform X2 — translation MHHMYSSKKGDPLCPLGFHPQVRWPTRCKRCFRDYKEHGGKKDSLKDITSSSPSLSYEQSSGRSAENGKRGWSSATNLAKDDLRASSESSYAAAGWTSLMDLSAIDNEERLEDRRPTKLQIKEVIDNSNESASENDVEFIIQVKKSKTGSSKSSEKNGERRMASEEWTEKSEVEQLRLQVKELQARCERAEKEKSEILMRRLATMETISSKAAPNEVQKLQKKNEALTQEKNSLLTKIRDLEKEVNSKTFRGERDREKDELRSKLKAAENLCESLMDDNEDMKKEIRQLEEEIYELQDTFRDEQADEHVRLRKSLEQSNKNCRILSFKLRKVERKVEELETEKATLEKKYEEVKKVEETLQKVKGEFQSRPLKKATEFTTKVQLKKMVEEMEKEIGDMMTVFTTISDGKEVNIQDMKIKDNHGKYDKLSKEHELLKEKLDSVMKELLDEKEKKKFNTKVEEKNMDLQNIKKKLEEAVTLRENERKTWDQEKTALLEEKEKLKSKLLSLSAEKLKVYNETVQLKKDLETAKTSENEGTKLEKTINDLKKELLLEKDKSKKLQDDLSGYTERESKMKQSMTSVEQTKTNLDTELKRLKKELENTKTSNSTKINDLTREVSELKKEKEKLLSQVDQEKESKESEVATLKKKISALEKTGLNTKRMNELRQTYNEKILNLENELKKGQLEYDNLNDKYKELTTLKKQFDLDNESLNSKLREQNIELIGIRRELESMRQSMKIKESEWRSERSTLENRIRESELPNKALITDLNNDISNLKKENNTLVTRLEDLRKANDDLSDKLKDYEAVSKIHQALTPDTTALESEIRKLKNALENMEKAKKADLAQCKMRYEHRITAINDEIQAIQNQLSRYKRERDTYKHMLEGAQKTIAELKSARGRQSNASSGKSDEEEEISGASKLVLETQINSLEDELSEARLEASRLKAELVSEKSASHVKVSELQSRINELEEEKVLTSGRTKIPGLKVRMELAWQKEREEHQRLLQETATLARDLRQTLFEIERERSKERLENKRRQDQLKKVYDEEKEESKKKLLELQCDLLELRDAHAKLRTSNEKMRREKERHEKEREELKDVILKKCKQEQIELRNLNVLMQQVNDLMKLFPELNGIAENGTANTYTPTPPRRLKGPKSRESSPLSDSRSDIRGSNSQFIERTEKLEYTVKKLMDVAKELKESKKSADEVNTTRLKKLGKRSTSVESDPGKGITTSRSKPRLKRKSLSLEQTSARNEESRIWGTDSNMSSLQSLESSDVEGRAQSLQRDSSVDSRLSTGSTKSEMLEREKKHSKGIIKKITTKLTKSASVDDPNISMDLSLQTSGSETSINEKTEKKNLKKKLTDMFKRGSRSGSVEKKISSTNHSRPASRNSTTSNK, via the exons ATGCACCACATGTATTCCTCGAAGAAAGGGGATCCTCTTTGTCCACTTGGTTTCCATCCGCAAGTGCGATGGCCAACCCGTTGCAAAAGATGCTTCAG AGATTACAAGGAACACGGAGGCAAAAAAGACAGCTTGAAGGATATCACATCGTCTTCACCTAGTTTATCGTACGAGCAATCTTCAGGCCG ATCTGCCGAGAATGGAAAACGTGGTTGGTCTTCAGCGACAAATTTGGCAAAGGATGACTTGAGAGCAAGCTCAGAGTCATCGTACGCAGCAGCTGGTTGGACTTCGCTCATGGATCTTTCTGCTATCGACAACGAAGAGAGATTGGAAG ATAGGAGGCCAACCAAGTTACAAATTAAGGAGGTTATAGATAACAGCAATGAGAGCGCCTCAGAAAATGACGTCGAGTTCATAATCCAG GTGAAGAAGTCGAAGACTGGTTCTTCGAAAAGCAGCGAAAAAAATGGAGAACGACGAATGGCAAGCGAAGAATGGACGGAAAAA aGCGAGGTAGAACAGTTAAGGCTACAAGTAAAAGAATTGCAAGCACGATGCGAGAGGgcggaaaaggaaaagagcgAGATCCTGATGAGGCGATTAGCAACTATGGAAACCATATCGAGTAAAGCTGCACCGAATGAAGTACAGAAATTACAGAAGAAGAATGAAG cGCTCACGCAAGAAAAGAACAGTTTATTGACCAAGATAAGAGACCTGGAGAAAGAAGTGAACTCGAAAACGTTTAGAGGAGAACGAGACCGGGAAAAGGATGAGCTACGTTCGAAATTGAAGGCAGCAGAGAATTTATGCGAGAGTTTGATGGATGACAACGAagatatgaaaaaagaaatacggcAATTGGAGGAAGAGATATACGAACTGCAAGATACGTTTAg GGATGAGCAAGCGGACGAGCACGTTCGTTTGCGAAAAAGTTTGGAACAGTCGAATAAGAATTGTCGAATCTTGTCATTTAAACTGAGGAAAGTTGAGCGGAAGGTGGAAGAACTAGAAACTGAGAAAGCTACTCTGGAAAAGAAATACGAAGAG gtgAAGAAAGTTGAAGAAACGTTGCAAAAGGTTAAAGGAGAATTCCAAAGCAGGCCTTTGAAAAAGGCGACTGAATTTACAACTAAAGTACAATTGAAGAAGATGGTGGAAgagatggaaaaagaaatag GAGATATGATGACTGTCTTCACGACTATTTCTGATGGCAAAGAAGTGAACATTCAGGACATGAAAATCAAGGACAACCACGGGAAATACGACAAACTCTCAAAGGAGCATGAATTACTTAAGGAAAAGCTCGATTCTGTTATGAAAGAATTGTTagatgagaaagaaaagaagaaattcaatACTAAAGTCGAGGAAAAAAATATGGATTTGCAAAACA ttaaaaagaaattggagGAGGCAGTGACATTGAgagaaaacgaaaggaagacATGGGACCAGGAGAAGACAGCACTGCtcgaggagaaagagaaactaaAATCGAAGCTTCTCTCTCTATCCGCGGAGAAACTTAAAGTGTATAACGAAACTGTACAATTGAAAAAGGATCTAG AAACAGCTAAGACATCAGAGAATGAAGGTACAAAGTTGGAGAAAACAATAAACGATTTGAAGAAAGAATTGCTTTTGGAAAAAGATAAATCGAAGAAACTACAAGATGATTTGTCAGGATATACGGAACGAGAatcgaaaatgaaacaatCAATGACATCA GTTGAACAAACAAAGACTAACCTCGATACTGAGTTAAAACGCTTAAAGAAGGAATTAGAAAACACAAAAACCTCCAATTCCACGAAAATAAATGATCTGACTAGGGAGGTCTcggaattaaaaaaagaaaaggaaaaattgttATCTCAGGTCGATCAAGAGAAAGAATCAAAGGAGAGTGAAGTAGCTACCTTGAAAAAGAAGATCAGTGCATTGGAGAAAACAGGATTGAACACGAAACGGATGAATGAATTGAGGCAGACGTACAATGAAAAGATTCTGA ATTTGGAGAACGAGCTCAAGAAAGGACAACTGGAATATGATAATCTGAATGACAAATACAAGGAATTGACGACTTTGAAAAAGCAATTCGATTTGGATAATGAATCGCTTAATAG CAAATTACGAGAACAAAATATAGAGCTGATAGGTATTCGTAGAGAATTGGAATCAATGCGACagtcaatgaaaataaaagaaagcgAATGGCGATCAGAGAGATCAACTCTAGAA AATCGTATACGAGAGAGTGAGCTGCCAAACAAAGCATTGATAACAGATTTGAATAATGACATaagcaatttgaaaaaagaaaacaatacaTTAGTAACGCGATTAGAAGATTTAAGAAAAGcg aACGACGACCTTTCTGACAAACTGAAGGACTATGAAGCGGTATCAAAGATCCATCAAGCTCTGACACCAGACACAACAGCTTTGGAGTCGGAGatacgaaaattgaaaaacgcCCTTGAAAACATGGAGAAAGCGAAGAAAGCTGATTTAGCTCAGTGCAAAATGCGTTATGAGCATAGAATCACTGCTATCAACGATGAAATTCAAGCTATTCAAAATCAATTGTCTAGGTACAAACGCGAGCGCGATACATATAAACATATGTTAGAAGGTGCTCAAAAAACTATTGCAGAATTAAAATCTGCTAGAGGTAGACAATCGAACGCATCTTCTGGGAAATCTGACGAG gAAGAGGAAATATCTGGTGCCAGTAAATTGGTTCTAGAAACGCAGATTAATAGCCTGGAAGACGAGCTTTCTGAAGCGAGATTAGAAGCATCCAGATTGAAAGCTGAATTGGTATCCGAAAAATCAGCGAGTCATGTTAAAGTATCTGAACTGCAGTCGCGAATTAACGAG ctcgaagaagagaaagtgcTCACTAGTGGTAGAACGAAGATTCCAGGATTGAAAGTTCGTATGGAGTTAGCGTggcaaaaagaaagagaggagcaTCAGAGATTATTGCAAGAAACTGCTACACTGGCAAGGGATTTGCGACAAACTCTATTCGAA ATTGAAAGAGAACGTTCCAAGGAGAGGCTGGAGAATAAGAGACGGCAAGATCAATTGAAAAAGGTGTacgacgaagagaaagaagaaagcaaGAAGAAATTGTTAGAG ttACAATGCGATTTGCTCGAATTAAGGGACGCTCACGCAAAATTAAGGACTAGTAACGAGAAAATGAGACGCGAAAAGGAACGTCacgagaaggagagagaagagCTCAAAGATGTAATACtgaaaaaatgtaaacaagAACAGATTGAATTGCGAAATCTGAATGTATTGATGCAACAAGTCAATGACTTGATGAAACTTTTCCCCGAATTGAACGGTATAGCAGAAAATGGAACTGCAAATACTTATACACCGACTCCACCAAGACGATTAaag GGACCAAAATCGAGGGAATCATCACCACTGTCGGATTCGAGAAGCGATATAAGag gttcaaattctcaatttattgagagaacagaaaaattaGAGTATaccgttaaaaaattaatggatGTAGCAAAAGAACTGAAAGAATCGAAGAAATCTGCAGACGAAGTAAATACAACACGATTGAAGAAACTTGGCAAGAG aTCAACATCCGTGGAAAGCGACCCGGGGAAAGGTATAACAACATCTCGTTCGAAACCACGTTTGAAGAGAAAGAGTTTATCTTTAGAACAGACATCAGCACGAAATGAAGAA TCACGCATTTGGGGCACTGATAGCAACATGTCCAGTTTGCAATCATTAGAAAGTTCAGATGTTGAAGGACGAGCACAAAGTTTGCAGAGAGATTCCAGTGTTGACAG tCGCCTCTCTACCGGTTCTACTAAAAGCGAAATGTTGGAGCGAGAAAAAAAGCATAGTAAaggtataataaaaaagattacaaCTAAATTGACTAAATCAGCCAGTGTGGATGATCCAAATATTTCTATGGACCTTTCTCTTCAA ACATCGGGATCCGAAACAAGCATCAATGAGAAGactgaaaagaaaaatctaaagaaaaaattaacagACATGTTCAAAAGAGGATCAAGAAGCGGCAG TGTAGAGAAGAAGATAAGTTCTACGAATCATAGTAGGCCAGCATCGAGAAACTCCACAACATCGAacaaataa
- the LOC139998089 gene encoding uncharacterized protein isoform X4, translated as MWNVILSSNPFDFCTLITRTLPPAYAHLEWHFGFRLIKCIRDQLTQYFILLRDEQADEHVRLRKSLEQSNKNCRILSFKLRKVERKVEELETEKATLEKKYEEVKKVEETLQKVKGEFQSRPLKKATEFTTKVQLKKMVEEMEKEIGDMMTVFTTISDGKEVNIQDMKIKDNHGKYDKLSKEHELLKEKLDSVMKELLDEKEKKKFNTKVEEKNMDLQNIKKKLEEAVTLRENERKTWDQEKTALLEEKEKLKSKLLSLSAEKLKVYNETVQLKKDLETAKTSENEGTKLEKTINDLKKELLLEKDKSKKLQDDLSGYTERESKMKQSMTSVEQTKTNLDTELKRLKKELENTKTSNSTKINDLTREVSELKKEKEKLLSQVDQEKESKESEVATLKKKISALEKTGLNTKRMNELRQTYNEKILMAYILDLENELKKGQLEYDNLNDKYKELTTLKKQFDLDNESLNSKLREQNIELIGIRRELESMRQSMKIKESEWRSERSTLENRIRESELPNKALITDLNNDISNLKKENNTLVTRLEDLRKANDDLSDKLKDYEAVSKIHQALTPDTTALESEIRKLKNALENMEKAKKADLAQCKMRYEHRITAINDEIQAIQNQLSRYKRERDTYKHMLEGAQKTIAELKSARGRQSNASSGKSDEEEEISGASKLVLETQINSLEDELSEARLEASRLKAELVSEKSASHVKVSELQSRINELEEEKVLTSGRTKIPGLKVRMELAWQKEREEHQRLLQETATLARDLRQTLFEIERERSKERLENKRRQDQLKKVYDEEKEESKKKLLELQCDLLELRDAHAKLRTSNEKMRREKERHEKEREELKDVILKKCKQEQIELRNLNVLMQQVNDLMKLFPELNGIAENGTANTYTPTPPRRLKGPKSRESSPLSDSRSDIRGSNSQFIERTEKLEYTVKKLMDVAKELKESKKSADEVNTTRLKKLGKRSTSVESDPGKGITTSRSKPRLKRKSLSLEQTSARNEESRIWGTDSNMSSLQSLESSDVEGRAQSLQRDSSVDSRLSTGSTKSEMLEREKKHSKGIIKKITTKLTKSASVDDPNISMDLSLQTSGSETSINEKTEKKNLKKKLTDMFKRGSRSGSVEKKISSTNHSRPASRNSTTSNK; from the exons ATGTGGAACGTTATACTGTCGTCGAACCCTTTCGATTTTTGTACACTTATCACACGTACGCTTCCTCCTGCTTACGCCCACCTTGAATGGCATTTCGGCTTCCGTTTGATTAAATGTATACGTGACCAATTAACTCAG TATTTCATATTGTTAAGGGATGAGCAAGCGGACGAGCACGTTCGTTTGCGAAAAAGTTTGGAACAGTCGAATAAGAATTGTCGAATCTTGTCATTTAAACTGAGGAAAGTTGAGCGGAAGGTGGAAGAACTAGAAACTGAGAAAGCTACTCTGGAAAAGAAATACGAAGAG gtgAAGAAAGTTGAAGAAACGTTGCAAAAGGTTAAAGGAGAATTCCAAAGCAGGCCTTTGAAAAAGGCGACTGAATTTACAACTAAAGTACAATTGAAGAAGATGGTGGAAgagatggaaaaagaaatag GAGATATGATGACTGTCTTCACGACTATTTCTGATGGCAAAGAAGTGAACATTCAGGACATGAAAATCAAGGACAACCACGGGAAATACGACAAACTCTCAAAGGAGCATGAATTACTTAAGGAAAAGCTCGATTCTGTTATGAAAGAATTGTTagatgagaaagaaaagaagaaattcaatACTAAAGTCGAGGAAAAAAATATGGATTTGCAAAACA ttaaaaagaaattggagGAGGCAGTGACATTGAgagaaaacgaaaggaagacATGGGACCAGGAGAAGACAGCACTGCtcgaggagaaagagaaactaaAATCGAAGCTTCTCTCTCTATCCGCGGAGAAACTTAAAGTGTATAACGAAACTGTACAATTGAAAAAGGATCTAG AAACAGCTAAGACATCAGAGAATGAAGGTACAAAGTTGGAGAAAACAATAAACGATTTGAAGAAAGAATTGCTTTTGGAAAAAGATAAATCGAAGAAACTACAAGATGATTTGTCAGGATATACGGAACGAGAatcgaaaatgaaacaatCAATGACATCA GTTGAACAAACAAAGACTAACCTCGATACTGAGTTAAAACGCTTAAAGAAGGAATTAGAAAACACAAAAACCTCCAATTCCACGAAAATAAATGATCTGACTAGGGAGGTCTcggaattaaaaaaagaaaaggaaaaattgttATCTCAGGTCGATCAAGAGAAAGAATCAAAGGAGAGTGAAGTAGCTACCTTGAAAAAGAAGATCAGTGCATTGGAGAAAACAGGATTGAACACGAAACGGATGAATGAATTGAGGCAGACGTACAATGAAAAGATTCTGA TGGCCTATATTTTAGATTTGGAGAACGAGCTCAAGAAAGGACAACTGGAATATGATAATCTGAATGACAAATACAAGGAATTGACGACTTTGAAAAAGCAATTCGATTTGGATAATGAATCGCTTAATAG CAAATTACGAGAACAAAATATAGAGCTGATAGGTATTCGTAGAGAATTGGAATCAATGCGACagtcaatgaaaataaaagaaagcgAATGGCGATCAGAGAGATCAACTCTAGAA AATCGTATACGAGAGAGTGAGCTGCCAAACAAAGCATTGATAACAGATTTGAATAATGACATaagcaatttgaaaaaagaaaacaatacaTTAGTAACGCGATTAGAAGATTTAAGAAAAGcg aACGACGACCTTTCTGACAAACTGAAGGACTATGAAGCGGTATCAAAGATCCATCAAGCTCTGACACCAGACACAACAGCTTTGGAGTCGGAGatacgaaaattgaaaaacgcCCTTGAAAACATGGAGAAAGCGAAGAAAGCTGATTTAGCTCAGTGCAAAATGCGTTATGAGCATAGAATCACTGCTATCAACGATGAAATTCAAGCTATTCAAAATCAATTGTCTAGGTACAAACGCGAGCGCGATACATATAAACATATGTTAGAAGGTGCTCAAAAAACTATTGCAGAATTAAAATCTGCTAGAGGTAGACAATCGAACGCATCTTCTGGGAAATCTGACGAG gAAGAGGAAATATCTGGTGCCAGTAAATTGGTTCTAGAAACGCAGATTAATAGCCTGGAAGACGAGCTTTCTGAAGCGAGATTAGAAGCATCCAGATTGAAAGCTGAATTGGTATCCGAAAAATCAGCGAGTCATGTTAAAGTATCTGAACTGCAGTCGCGAATTAACGAG ctcgaagaagagaaagtgcTCACTAGTGGTAGAACGAAGATTCCAGGATTGAAAGTTCGTATGGAGTTAGCGTggcaaaaagaaagagaggagcaTCAGAGATTATTGCAAGAAACTGCTACACTGGCAAGGGATTTGCGACAAACTCTATTCGAA ATTGAAAGAGAACGTTCCAAGGAGAGGCTGGAGAATAAGAGACGGCAAGATCAATTGAAAAAGGTGTacgacgaagagaaagaagaaagcaaGAAGAAATTGTTAGAG ttACAATGCGATTTGCTCGAATTAAGGGACGCTCACGCAAAATTAAGGACTAGTAACGAGAAAATGAGACGCGAAAAGGAACGTCacgagaaggagagagaagagCTCAAAGATGTAATACtgaaaaaatgtaaacaagAACAGATTGAATTGCGAAATCTGAATGTATTGATGCAACAAGTCAATGACTTGATGAAACTTTTCCCCGAATTGAACGGTATAGCAGAAAATGGAACTGCAAATACTTATACACCGACTCCACCAAGACGATTAaag GGACCAAAATCGAGGGAATCATCACCACTGTCGGATTCGAGAAGCGATATAAGag gttcaaattctcaatttattgagagaacagaaaaattaGAGTATaccgttaaaaaattaatggatGTAGCAAAAGAACTGAAAGAATCGAAGAAATCTGCAGACGAAGTAAATACAACACGATTGAAGAAACTTGGCAAGAG aTCAACATCCGTGGAAAGCGACCCGGGGAAAGGTATAACAACATCTCGTTCGAAACCACGTTTGAAGAGAAAGAGTTTATCTTTAGAACAGACATCAGCACGAAATGAAGAA TCACGCATTTGGGGCACTGATAGCAACATGTCCAGTTTGCAATCATTAGAAAGTTCAGATGTTGAAGGACGAGCACAAAGTTTGCAGAGAGATTCCAGTGTTGACAG tCGCCTCTCTACCGGTTCTACTAAAAGCGAAATGTTGGAGCGAGAAAAAAAGCATAGTAAaggtataataaaaaagattacaaCTAAATTGACTAAATCAGCCAGTGTGGATGATCCAAATATTTCTATGGACCTTTCTCTTCAA ACATCGGGATCCGAAACAAGCATCAATGAGAAGactgaaaagaaaaatctaaagaaaaaattaacagACATGTTCAAAAGAGGATCAAGAAGCGGCAG TGTAGAGAAGAAGATAAGTTCTACGAATCATAGTAGGCCAGCATCGAGAAACTCCACAACATCGAacaaataa